The following are encoded in a window of Podospora pseudoanserina strain CBS 124.78 chromosome 6, whole genome shotgun sequence genomic DNA:
- a CDS encoding hypothetical protein (COG:G; EggNog:ENOG503NVCA) gives MRLTASILATWLQLSAVLAKKPNIVFVLTDDQDLHLQSMDYVPLIKKHLTDKGTSYKRHYCTTSQCCPSRVTLWTGKLAHNTNVTDVLPPWGGYPKFVDQGLNENWLPVWLQEAGYDTYYTGKLFNSHSVDNYDKPFPAGWTGSDFLLDPFTYAYMTPWYQRNREPPVAYDGINTQTLISEKALGFLDNAISNPDKPFFIGIAPIAPHSNMYIDENDVRHWGPPIPLDKHAHLFPDAQVPRTPNFNPDIESGGSWVRGLRKQDDDVVEYNDHYYRERLRSLQSVDELVDDVIKRLEAAKLLDNTYIIYTSDNGFHIGQHRMQPGKMCGYEEDINVPLIIRGPGVPKGEVSNVVTAHVDLAPTIMQLAGIPLRDDFDGAAIPLTKPEQKKAVNKRQEHVTVEFWGMAYMEGGVVFRGGETDVVLNNTYKSLRVIDVKKNDYNFYYSIWCNNEHELYDMKTDPYQMTNLLHPTAKPPKTILGRPFEAVVARLDALLFVLKSCKQKTCVEPWRALHPAGNVDNLKDALNQRFDDFYIKQQKKVRFERCEAGLIIDAEGPQFETDGLLYRDGSSWSEWT, from the exons ATGCGGTTGACGGCATCTATCCTCGCAACATGGCTGCAGCTGTCTGCCGTcctggccaagaagcccaacATTGTCTTCGTCCTGACGGATGACCAGGACCTGCACCTGCAGTCCATGGACTACGTTCCCCTGATCAAGAAGCACCTCACCGACAAGGGCACTTCCTACAAGCGGCACTACTGCACTACATCGCAATGCTGCCCTTCAAGAGTCACGCTATGGACCGGCAAGCTCGCCCATAACACCAATGTTACCGACGTGCTCCCCCCCTGGG GTGGTTATCCTAAGTTCGTTGACCAGGGTCTCAATGAGAACTGGCTGCCTGTGTGGCTACAGGAGGCCGGCTACGATACATACTATACGGGCAAGCTCTTCAACTCCCATTCGGTAGACAACTACGACAAACCATTCCCTGCTGGCTGGACCGGGTCTGACTTCCTGCTCGACCCGTTCACGTATGCCTACATGACCCCGTGGTACCAGCGCAACCGTGAACCCCCCGTTGCTTACGATGGCATCAATACGCAGACCCTTATCTCGGAAAAGGCACTTGGCTTCCTCGACAACGCTATTTCCAATCCGGACAAGCCTTTCTTCATCGGCATCGCGCCCATCGCCCCTCATTCCAACATGTACATCGATGAGAACGATGTGCGCCACTGGggtcctcccatccccctaGACAAGCATGCCCACCTCTTTCCCGACGCCCAGGTCCCCCGTACGCCCAACTTCAACCCAGACATCGAGTCAGGCGGTAGCTGGGTGCGCGGCCTGCGAAAGCAGGATGACGACGTCGTCGAGTACAACGATCACTACTACCGCGAGCGCCTCCGCTCACTGCAGTCGGTCGACGAGCTGGTCGACGACGTTATCAAGCGGCTCGAGGCGGCGAAACTGCTGGATAATACGTATATCATTTACACTAGTGATAACGGCTTCCACATCGGGCAGCACCGCATGCAGCCCGGAAAGATGTGCGGCTACGAGGAAGATATCAACGTGCCGCTGATCATCCGCGGACCCGGCGTCCCTAAGGGCGAGGTATCTAACGTCGTTACTGCCCACGTCGATCTGGCCCCGACCATTATGCAGCTGGCTGGCATCCCGTTGCGCGACGATTTTGACGGCGCTGCCATCCCGCTAACAAAGCCTGAGCAGAAAAAGGCCGTGAACAAACGCCAGGAGCACGTTACGGTCGAGTTCTGGGGCATGGCCTACATGGAGGGTGGCGTCGTGTTCCGCGGTGGTGAGACCGACGTCGTTCTTAACAATACTTACAAGTCGCTGCGCGTCATCGACGTTAAGAAGAACGACTACAACTTCTACTATTCCATCTGGTGTAACAATGAGCACGAGCTGTACGACATGAAG ACGGACCCCTACCAAATGACcaaccttcttcaccccacCGCCAAACCTCCCAAGACCATCCTGGGCCGGCCCTTCGAGGCCGTGGTTGCGCGCCTCGACGCGCTGCTTTTCGTCCTTAAGTCGTGCAAGCAGAAGACCTGCGTTGAGCCCTGGCGCGCGCTACACCCAGCGGGCAACGTCGACAACTTGAAGGACGCGCTCAACCAGCGCTTTGACGACTTCTACATtaagcagcagaagaaggtcCGCTTTGAGCGTTGCGAGGCCGGACTCATCATCGATGCCGAGGGCCCGCAGTTTGAGACGGATGGGCTGCTTTATCGGGATGGTTCTTCGTGGAGTGAGTGGACATAA
- a CDS encoding hypothetical protein (EggNog:ENOG503PDE9; COG:S): MQNFYIKSVVWDLIFNLESDITLDIRHGGAAFRICYHARTLEASPYALEQHRELYRILYEDDPDGGSLQAVERLRKPFEELMTQMAPNPPTELTGYLHSHLYPPWFILVAKVDESGCVQPYFKAALSRQEFGRPGEYVNNDFLQPHLSPLLNSKLNKYSSHHIQVLAQTSQLVPSTVLVDGTVYFFKPWISGRVHGYHELQSYRKILTDTEASPPLLASARICRLHGLVIDDDDDVLQHYPLDSDEENYSGTRLVGLLLTCIENRGTLKDLAPWSDDCTNKDRLRWSRQIHHSVECLHNAGVIWGDAKPENVLIDMEGDAWLIDFGGSYTPGWVDEDKRETVEGDQQGVQRIDGWLTRWSRQPVTRIKRSDEGGGEGGVGEEAGSVEGGKEVGL, translated from the exons ATGCAAAACTTCTATATTAAATCTGTTGTCTGGGATTTGATTTTCAATTTGGAGAGCGACATCACGCTTGACATACGCCATGGAGGCGCCGCCTTCCGTATCTGCTACCATGCACGCACCCTCGAAGCCTCACCATATGCTTTGGAACAGCATCGCGAGTTATACCGAATTCTATATGAGGATGATCCAGATGGAGGATCCCTTCAAGCGGTGGAACGACTCCGAAAACCGTTTGAAGAACTTATGACCCAGATGGCCCCAAATCCACCAACTGAGTTAACAGGGTATCTACACAGTCATCTCTACCCGCCGTGGTTCATTCTCGTGGCAAAAGTAGATGAGAGCGGGTGCGTTCAGCCATATTTCAAGGCGGCCCTCTCGCGACAGGAGTTCGGACGTCCGGGTGAATATGTGAACAACGACTTCCTTCAACCGCACTTGTCTCCGCTACTTAACTCGAAGCTCAACAAATACTCGTCTCATCATATACAAGTCCTAGCTCAGACATCGCAGCTAGTTCCATCTACGGTCCTTGTCGACGGCACTGTCTACTTCTTCAAGCCTTGGATATCAGGTCGAGTACATGGATACCACGAACTGCAATCATATAGGAAGATCCTAACGGATACCGAGGCAAGCCCGCCCCTTCTCGCTAGCGCACGCATCTGTCGCCTTCACGGTCTAGTtatcgacgatgacgacgatgtccTCCAACACTATCCGCTTGATAGCGACGAGGAGAATTATTCCGGGACACGTTTGGTCGGACTACTTCTCACGTGCATCGAGAATCGAGGCACTTTAAAGGATTTAGCACCTTGGTCGGACGACTGTACAAATAAGGATCGGCTTCGCTGGTCTAGGCAAATACACCATTCGGTCGAATGTTTGCATAACGCAGGTGTCATTTGGGGAGACGCTAAGCCCGAGAACGTCTTGATTGATATGGAGGGCGATGCTTGGCTCATTGATTTTGGCGGTAGTTATACCCCGGGCTGGGTTGACGAGGATAAGCGGGAGACTGTGGAAGGAGACCAGCAGGGTGTGCAGAGGATTGATGGTTGGCTCACCAGATGGTCCCGCCAGCCGGTTACTCGTATCAAGCGGAGtgatgaagggggtggggaaggaggagt aggggaggaggcagggagtgttgaggggggtaaGGAGGTGGGGTTGTGA
- a CDS encoding hypothetical protein (EggNog:ENOG503PE36; COG:S), whose protein sequence is MYTDDELLLQNDKLPLEFRLGNWLIIAEKAELLLETVYRLELKRPPLLIALIQRFASLCPWARARWPEWFLPATVILKKRKAGWEAEFETEKQAYDVLKLIQGTIVPYFYGEAVYDGSPALVLSLIEGETLTHLWRYLPEQVLQKRFEEALGALTSYGVHYTDAKLDNFMMRNDRRLMVFDFEQVKLGSTRSWEESPNRDNVGSIMRGLKMRRVHLERQQARVGPAWTRPHG, encoded by the exons ATGTATACGGATGACGAGCTACTGCTGCAAAATGATAAACTCCCTTTG GAATTTCGTCTCGGTAACTGGCTCATCATTGCTGAAAAGGCCGAGTTGTTGCTAGAGACGGTGTACCGCCTGGAGCTCAAACGACCGCCCTTGCTCATTGCGCTGATCCAACGGTTCGCTTCTCTTTGCCCCTGGGCAAGAGCACGTTGGCCCGAGTGGTTTTTACCAGCGACAGTTATCCTTAAGAAGCGAAAGGCCGGCTGGGAAGCAGAGTTCGAAACAGAAAAACAAGCCTACGACGTCTTGAAGCTGATTCAGGGAACCATCGTGCCGTATTTCTATGGCGAAGCTGTGTATGATGGATCCCCAGCATTGGTTCTGTCCCTCATCGAGGGAGAGACCCTAACCCACCTTTGGCGCTATCTCCCCGAACAAGTTCTGCAAAAGCGGTTTGAGGAGGCTCTTGGTGCTCTGACATCATATGGAGTCCACTACACCGATGCGAAGTTGGACAACTTCATGATGCGGAATGACCGGCGATTGATGGTCTTTGACTTTGAGCAGGTGAAACTCGGAAGCACAAGGAGTTGGGAGGAAAGTCCCAATCGCGACAATGTTGGTTCTATAATGAGAGGCTTGAAGATGAGGCGCGTGCATTTGGAGCGCCAGCAAGCCCGGGTTGGCCCTGCCTGGACTCGCCCCCATGGTTAA
- a CDS encoding hypothetical protein (EggNog:ENOG503P8ED), with translation MVDHLSLQLPVALSEDFELHGWDPGNRCWTCTPPETVGGKPAQILLTVDELPVVIPVRFHYPLLPLKSQPPDPHPKLISPIKPLSDDTIDEILSVFKDAIGFYLLINHQLQVIVSDESDYEEELHKYPADFGGLKVSFIRESLYPTADRARPGGSSTTTTNYGYQDISTSLLANNGTESFWFRGFFGR, from the exons ATGGTTGACCACCTCAGCCTACAGCTGCCGGTGGCGCTAAGCGAAGATTTCGAGCTGCATGGTTGGGATCCTGGAAACCGGTGCTGGACGTGTACGCCGCCGGAGACTGTTGGCGGTAAACCGGCACAAATACTACTTACGGTGGATGAACTCCCCGTTGTCATTCCAGTGCGATTTCATTATCCACTTTTGCCCTTGAAGTCACAACCTCCGGATCCGCACCCTAAGCTCATCTCGCCGATCAAGCCGCTGTCTGACGACACCATCGACGAGATTCTGAGTGTGTTCAAAGATGCCATCGGCTTTTatctcctcatcaaccatcaGTTGCAAGTGATTGTGTCGGATGAATCTGACTACGAAGAAGAGCTACACAAGTATCCTGCTGACTTTGGTGGACTCAAGGTCAGTTTCATCCGAGAGTCTCTCTACCCGACTGCCGATAGAGCAAGGCCAGGAGgctcttcaacaaccacaacaaactACGGATACCAGGACATATCAACTAGCCTGCTTGCCAATAACGGAACTGAGAGCTTCTGGTTCAGAGGGTTTTTTGGGA GGTAA